Part of the Candidatus Neomarinimicrobiota bacterium genome, TCGTGAAAACGTCTTTACCCATCATCTGCAGCAAGGTGAGCATCAGCACGAGGGAGGACATGGACATTCCCATGAGGGAATCCTGGCAGCTTTGAAGGATTGCGATGTGGTCATTGCCAGAGGTATGGGTCGTCGCATATACGAAGACCTTCGTGGAGCCAACATCGAATCATTGATTACTGACATACCAACAGTTGATGATGCACTTTCTGCTTATGTATCCGGCACCTTGATCGACAATCCGGAAAAGGGGTGTATCCACTAACCAGCAATATTGGAACAGGAAATATCTATGTCAAATCTGGATCATTTATCACGGAAACAGCTCGTTGGAATGTTAGATGACTTTGCCAAGAATTGGCTCGCCCATGATGGCCTTTGGTTTCAGGCAATCGAGGCCAGGCACGGAATGGAAACTGCCATTGAATGTGATACTGAGGCGTGGAGACAGTTTACTGTAATAGAGGCCAGAAGAATCATGAAACGGCACAACATTGCCGACGATTCTGGTTTGGAAGGCTTGAAAAAGCCCTGGGTTATCGATTGTACTCCCGACTTAACAAACAGTCAATTTTGGAGGAGACAGAGGATAGCTTCCTGTTTCAAATGCAGGCGTGTCGCGTCCAGGGTGCCCGAGTCAGGCATGGACTAGCTGATTTTCCATGTAAGTCTGTTGGGCTGGTGGAGTACACAGAATTTGCAAGAACCATCGATCCGCGAATCAAGACTATTTGTGTGCGCTGTCCGCCAGACCCACACCCCGATAACTATTTCTGTGCATGGCGGTTTATGCTCACTGCATGATCCACAGGAGTGAGGATACGATTTCTCTTGCAATAGGGGACAATATTAATCATCTTTAA contains:
- a CDS encoding iron-molybdenum cofactor biosynthesis protein gives rise to the protein MKIGIASNDQRSIAQHFGRTKGFVIAELIDGTIKSKDYRENVFTHHLQQGEHQHEGGHGHSHEGILAALKDCDVVIARGMGRRIYEDLRGANIESLITDIPTVDDALSAYVSGTLIDNPEKGCIH